Part of the Solanum pennellii chromosome 10, SPENNV200 genome is shown below.
aaaaattcataaactttaaattttaaatctatctTTTTCGTATTGAATTAGTGAAAATGCAGGCAACGTAATCTAAACATTCtcactaaaaagaaaaaaacatgtatattggtttatatattttaaagaaatgaattgatcgaaaataacttttttttaactcaaaaaaaaaaggcaaagtatatgtacattattattttttcagacTTTACTCGTAAAATTACGTTGAATTgatatactattactattatatatatattaaaaaatggaaaacaTGAATAGAAAGCGGGaataatagtaattataaaGGTAGGCAAAAATATCAAAGCAGCATCAATTTTGATTCTCCATGAGAGTGAAAAGACCAAACAGCATCTCAGAGAAAAGGAAACAAGAGAAACTGCAATTCAGAGaactttatgataaaatattatttattattattaatcttTTAAAAGATTCGAACAAACTACTTTTTTTTcctcataaattattttaaaatattctacATGACTCATTTCTTTACAAATATAGTCAGTGTCTACTACCTTTCTCACTGTCAAAAGTGgcactcattttttttatcgCATTCGATATTTACATCAAATTATAGTTATAATTAGTAATTTGAAAATGCATgtaaatgaattataaatatataatgtgtatTATATATCTATCGAtttgataatattgaatataaataagttttttatcATTGATAAACTCGGTAAATCTTAATATGtttaagtattatttattaatgattaacatgaaaatacacttataattactTGATAATTGATTTGTGTAAAAATTGTAAGTacaataattaacttaaaatatactttaaagGCAGCTAAAAAGCTGTTTTCCACAAAGTTACTTTTGCCAGGCTAGTGCTTAAAGGTTGCTGGAAATGGATGGAATTAGATTAGTGTTTTGGCTTCACTACAAGAATAAATAAAGTGTCGTAGGTGTTTGATAATGcgatattattttaaaattatgagataAAATTAGCGTGTGGAATATGTAATTTTACagtaatttcatatcataagatgtgattttatattttctaaagatcatgatatgagaatttcatatcatcatgatttgagatattttCAATACAAAATCATTCTTCTAACTTTTTGACGATACGAAAAAGATTAAATTTTCTATGCTATATTTGTAAAATCAAAATAACGTCAACATATCTGTAATCCCGCAAGAAGAGATACTGCATAAATCAAACTgtgtaaaatgaaataataacttATTTCGTAATAGtaactatattttaatttataaaacatcAACGAACTCAATTAGACATTGTACACATATACAATTGGTGAGAATTAAAATTAGACGctttgaataattttatacGTCTAACTAAAATCTATAAACACATCGAAATAAGTATAAGGGTCTTTCGTGTCATTTATTCAAAAGCTATACAACACTCAAAATGAGAGGGATAATATTGTCATTTTTCTTTCATACTAATTATTACTCAGTACTCACTATTTCTATAGcgacaaaagagaaaaataaaattaaaaaattaatggagAACCATGCTGAAGTAAGACGCCAGCTGGAGCCATGGGGAGAACTCGCCGGAAAAGTGGTGATGGTCACCGGAGCTTCATCGGGAATCGGTCGAGAATTTTGCGTCGATTTATCAAAAGCTGGTTGTAGAATCATCGCCGCCGCTCGCCGTATCGATCGATTGAAATCTCTATGCGATGAGATCAACGGAAACAGCTCGAATTCCTCGAACGAATCGATAATTTCAAGTCAGGAGATTCAAGCCGTAGCGATTGAGCTCGACGTTAGCGCGAATGATGCTGCCATTGAAGCCGCCGTGCAGAAAGCTTGGAACGCCTTTGGACGTATCGATGTTTTGGTTAATAACGCTGGAATTCGAGGTGAGACTGATAAATTGTCAATTTTTTCTTATGATTGCACGATATTCGAGgtgattttgataatttttggatttgattttgtgttgttttgaaTTTCTGATGCATAAATGTTAAACAATGAATATGGCAATTGATGATTGAGTAGTCAATTGTTCAAAAGttttattttgaagttgaactGTTGATCAACATTAGAAAGATgtaaaagttcaattttttgcacaaattttagttaaattaaaaGGCTATTTGTTGAAGGAATAGTTTGTGGAAGAAGAGGAGATGTGTGGATATTCCAGTACCGTAGTGTGAGAAGTTGGCGATGGGCGGGTTGAAGGAGAGCTGGAGTTAGGTGGGAGAAGTATTGAGGAGAGTTGATTCGACAGGATATGCTGTCATTTAACTTACTGAGGACATGATATTAGATAGGAGAACGTGAAGGTTGTGAATTAGGATATAAAGTTAGGTAGTCGAACGTATGTGGAAAAGGAAAAGTGATATAGTTAGGTACTTATGTGAAAGATGATGTACCTAATATTCTAATGTGTGTATGAACTTCGTCCATGATTCTTATTTTTAGTTGCTATCACCTTAATTAATGAGTTAATGAATAGCTAGTTTGGCAAATATCATAAATCCATTTTAATACGACTAGTATTAATCTAAGAAATTCTTCCCCCAAGCTTGTCAATGGAAGGTGTTACTGTTTTTGATGACTTTCGGATGCTGCTTTTGGTGCACGTTTGCAGTTTTGAAATGCCCAGCTGACTTCCAGAAGAGATGTTCTTTATTTGGGTTCTTGTGGGTGGATGGGTGGGTGGGGGGCGGTTTGTGATGGTTCATAGTAGGGCAGGAGACAGGTAGGGCGAATCGGCAGAAAATGAAGTTGTTTAGGACTTCTATAGCATTATCCTTGCCCATGGAGGCTGGGGCTATCTCCTTCCTTACCTTTTAGTAATTGGTTGTGTGTCGACTAATCTGTCATTTGTTTCTTATAGGCAGTGTGCACTCTCCACTGAATTTGTCAGAGGAGGAATGGGAGAAGATCTACAATACGAACTTAAGAGGGGCATGGTTGGTGaccaaatatgtttgtatacatATGCGTGCTGCTAACCAAGGAGGATCTGTTATTAATATCTCTTCTACCGCTGGTCTTAATCGTGGGAAATTACCAGGCAGTCTTGCTTATGCTTCTTCAAAGGAGGCTCTTAACAGCATAACAAAGGTAGTCTCTTGgtttttctatactatgtgaTCGATCCTCTGGGAGTTAAAAATTTAAGCTAGCTTCACCGAAATTGCATGAAATTATATGAAGACAAGCATACATGATTTTATTAAGTTAATCAGTCTCTTCTGTCATCTCGAAGCATTCAAATTTCATTACATTATGTTATGTTTCTGACATCGGTAGCTCCTTGAACAACAATGGAGAAAAGGAAGATAAATTCATATACAACCTTATAGAATCCATCTAAATATGCTGGAAACATGTGAATATACAAAATGGTCCAACATATtgaggatatatatatattgtgcaGTAGTTCTAAGGAAGAGTGCCCAAGGATAGTTGCCACCCACTTTACATGTATGATGGGATGCCTCACAAACTTCAGTCTGTTGGCTGTGATTCTTGGTAGCTTTCGCTTTTAAGATATTACTCTTGGCGTTGTCACTAGTACCTAATGGTTGTTAGTGGTAGAAATCATAATCAATATGATTTGTCCTTATCATTAGATCTCATCCAATTCAACTTTGGCAGCAGTCTGGTGCAACGTCAAGTGTATAGTAATGCACGCTAGTATGTTTTTCTTCTCGTTCTGATTTACAGCCTCATAAAGCATTGTACTCTTCAAATGTAACAGGTGATGGCCATCGAATTGGGACCATACAAGATCAGAGTGAACTCAGTATCACCGGGAGTTTTCAAATCTGAGATAACAGAGCGCCTCATACAAAAGGACTGGTTTAAAACTGTTGCATTGAAAACCATTCCCTTGAGAACACATGGAACATCAAATCCCGCTTTGACTTCAATGGTACGTTATTTAATCCACGATTCCTCAGAATATGTTTCAGGCAACATTTTCATCGTAGATGCTGGAGCTACTTTACCAGGTGTCCCAATATTCTCATCCCTCTAGTTGTAGAGGAAACTACATTTGTTCAGTTTGTGTATACGATTTCAGCATTTCATGTTAGTTTGCTTAAGATATGTTGTGTCCTTGTTTCGCTAGACGTTACTCAGTCAtgttagaggtttcatagatagaTCGTAATGTATAGACATAATTCGAACTGTTACTAACAAGATGAAAATCTAGTCAATCAACTGCTATTAAGATTCTTTTAAGTTACACTCACTCGttaataaagtaatgttaatctTTTATGTTATGCTTTATTATATTTCTCGTGGttgttcaaatttatttaattaaattttactttataatagtaactaaatattttatatcaaagTTTGGTGTGTGATGGGTGGTTGTTATGGAAATGAAAGTTGAAgggaaaataaaaggaaagtcTGAGAAATTGGAAAGGGGAAGAAAAAAGTAAATGTAAAATACAGAGAAAGGGAGAAGCAGCAAGATGgaaattgattattattattttaaatcatatcgTACCATTagtatatgattttaaattttagtacttCCCCATTTTACaaatattatacattaaaaaatattattttttgtaatttaaaatattacaaaatttacAAACAAAAAGTTATTTACTTGAATTTTATTCACAATtaaaatcaagtaaataaatgaaaacgaagaaaatattttattaagaataattACTCCTTCTGcttctttttgaaaatcaaacaatataaattttgattaacattttaaaatataattttttatcatattgatatatatgatacaaaaaattataaattatataactttttgtgtaatttttttgtatttaaattattgttttaatatatttaattaaatgtatcttttgaaattagtcaaattgactttagAAACACAACGTGACAATTAAAAATCATTGGgatgaaatgtatattttaCACACACTTGATGGTTGACcacattaattatataattattagtcAAAGAATAgtcaacataaataattatttagtcaAGTCTTGGTCGTTAAATTAGAAAACCGGAAATCAAGAGGCAACTTCAAATCATCAAATGTTCGAATATATGTcaattgttaaaataaataactataaaATGCATATATTgtatacataatttttaatatttaactataaTTAAGTAATAATATATAGTATTATTTATCTAATTAGATACTTCTCCATTCCTATTTAGTTatttgaatatgttaaaaataataagtaacAATTAAATGTTTGTGATTTAATTACCTTGTTAGTATTGATGacgtataaaatatattttaaaacttattaatttttcataaataaatatgagataaaataattcatcgtctttattttgaatttttattcttattccTTGTATCAAACGTCTGTGAAAGGGTGATATTGTCATTTAGTTTTTTAACCACCAAATTCAATGTACTCTTCATTCTCTCTATATATTTAGTAGTAATGACTCCAGTACTCATTATTTCCATAATAacaaaccacaaaaaaaaagaaaaacaaaaaatggaGACGCATGCTAAATCCGTGCGCCAGCTGGAGCCATGGGGAGAACTCGCCGGAAAAGTGGTGATGGTTACCGGAGCTTCATCGGGAATCGGTAGAGATTTCTGCTCCGATTTATCAAAAGCTGGTTGTAGAATCATAGCTGCCGCTCGTCGAATCGATCGATTGCAATCTCTATGTGATGAAATCAACTCGAATTCATCGAACGGATCGACGAATTCGAGTCAGGATTTACGTGCCGTAGCGATTGAGCTTGACGTTAGCGCTAATGGTTCTGCCATTGAAGCCGCCGTACAGAAAGCTTGGGATGCATTTGGACGTATCGACGGTTTGGTTAATAACGCCGGCTTTCGAGGTGAGATTGGTTGATAAATTATCGAATTGAATTCAGTATTTTAGCGTACCCAAGTATTAGCGATAGATTAGGAACGAGAAACAACCGATAGTTGAACTTGAAATGACTAGTTATGAATATGGAACTCGCGAAAAAGTGACTGATGATTGAATATGAAACTCGCGAAAAAGTCGTAATTTTGaccaatataatatattttcaactCTTCGCATAAATTTTAGTTGAATTTCAATTAAAGGTCATTATCAAGGACTAGGAGTTACATGTACaaattttggatatttttttttttctgaaagaaTAGTTTGTGGAAGAATAATTTCCATTTGAAatcatttcttaaaaaaataaaaagtatttgcattgttctataaaaaaaattatgtacatgaacttttttgaAAAAGGAAACGATTTGCAATATATTAAAGTAATTCCACCAATTATTTGAAAATGGGCCAGAGATTAGACGCTATCgagaaaaagataataatactaaaaaataagCCAATTTGTATCTTTTGGTGGATATTACTATTTGTTGCTTAGTTAAAAGTTTTATTCCTAGCTTTCCAATGTGTATGTGATGATTAATAATTTGCTATCCATCTTGATTAATAAGCAGTTGTTTGTTAGCTGGTTAGAGTTATACAGATATTAGTTGGTTAGAATTATGTAGAATAT
Proteins encoded:
- the LOC107032387 gene encoding uncharacterized protein LOC107032387, encoding MENHAEVRRQLEPWGELAGKVVMVTGASSGIGREFCVDLSKAGCRIIAAARRIDRLKSLCDEINGNSSNSSNESIISSQEIQAVAIELDVSANDAAIEAAVQKAWNAFGRIDVLVNNAGIRGSVHSPLNLSEEEWEKIYNTNLRGAWLVTKYVCIHMRAANQGGSVINISSTAGLNRGKLPGSLAYASSKEALNSITKVMAIELGPYKIRVNSVSPGVFKSEITERLIQKDWFKTVALKTIPLRTHGTSNPALTSMVRYLIHDSSEYVSGNIFIVDAGATLPGVPIFSSL